From Ciconia boyciana chromosome 18, ASM3463844v1, whole genome shotgun sequence:
gagtGAGACACAGCTACGGGCACTGCAGAGACAGTAACCCAGTTActatttcctcctcctgtttatATCCCACAGCGTCTGTTCTCATCTCACAACTCCTTAATGACAAAGTATCCCAAATGAGCCTGTGAGGATCAAAGCATCTCACAATTAATGGGAGGTTGCTTGGCCTTCGTTGCCTGTGCCTTATTCACAGAACATTAGGAACAAGTGAAGCATCTGGAGGAGAACAGAGACCATGTTGCAGAGGATTCCGGGCTGCCGTCCCTCCACCTTGACCAGGACAGAGTCAGCGCAGGCCTGAGAAAGGACACCTTGACCACAGCCTGCTGTAACGTACTCCTCCATAAGTCCAAAATTTTGCAAATCCTGAGAGCAGGACTTGGTCTCTGCAGTAAATCACTACAGCAGGTTGACTTTGGCCACAACCTGCTTGCAGCCCATCCTGGAGTACTGCTTGTCGCCTGTAGTGTAGTAACTGAGCTGACTCGCTAAATTTTCAATATGCTTCTGGTCGGGATACAGCCCTTCCCTCCTCATCTCCTCTAGGAAGCAGTTTATGACGTGAGTCTTCTCCAGAAGGACAAATGGGATGATGTCTGCAGATTTCCAGAGAGGGTGGGCATCGATCAGTACAGGCTGGATGATGTTCAGCAGTTCTTCAGCTCCCCTTTGCTGGTGCAGAAGCTCCGCAGATGCATTCTGGATAACAAACTTCGTTATTTCACCACCTCCTATGTTGCTTATTAAAACGTAGATAGCATTGAGGAACTCATTGGTTTGATTGGGTTCAAAGAATCGGCTGAGAGTATCCAGCAGGACTGGAGACATGAGTTCAACCTCATCCAGAATAAACAATGGTATCTTCTCTTCTATTTCAGCTCTCGTAACCATGTCAGAAATCTTCTTAGACAAATCTATTTCACAAGTAAGAGGAGCCACCCCGTTGGGGCAGTGATGCATTACAAAGTACTGAAGCACAAAGTCATTGTCCATGACAGAACGAAAATGTTTGGCCAGCAGCCAGCCAACATGACTCTTCCCAACTCCTGTCGGGCCATTTAAAGAGATTACTAGAGGCTTGTTGTGTATGTGGGTAGCCAGATAGTCTTTCAGTAATTCCATAATACTTTCCACAGCAACCTTCTGCCCAAATACTTCCCGGTGCATTGTTTTCTCCAAACCATCTAGGTCGTATTTTTGGAGGTTATCATCCAGGTTCTCTATTGCATTGAGAATCTGGAAGACAATAATGACAATGAGCAAGAGGAGGCAGCGTTTTGCCTTGCTCTTCTCCTCTGTTGGAAggtatctttttgttttatctggATACAGGACTATCCTAGATTTCCTTCGATTCTTTTTCCGCCTGCATTTTTTCATAGCATACTGCTCCACAGATGTGTCAAAGGTGAAGTACTGGGAAGTTTCTAAGCCGGTCTGGTTAAAGAAGGACATGGAAGAGCCGTACAGGCTAGTTCGGTTCAGGGAAAGCTGCCTTTGAAGCAGCCTTGTGTGGACAAGCTCTGAAGACTTTTCTCGAGGGAGCTCTAAATGCAGACGGCTTTTCTTTTGCACCCGG
This genomic window contains:
- the TOR4A gene encoding torsin-4A: MDRELPCAEVDGEVSSATEDLGGEMPCAESDIEGDVSCAESDAEGEMPCAETNTKEEAPCAESSVEGEMPGTDSDGEGEMPCAESDAKGEASCYESDAEEVPDAEIPAASKKMSSISSPLRAIVRLRRRYRVQKKSRLHLELPREKSSELVHTRLLQRQLSLNRTSLYGSSMSFFNQTGLETSQYFTFDTSVEQYAMKKCRRKKNRRKSRIVLYPDKTKRYLPTEEKSKAKRCLLLLIVIIVFQILNAIENLDDNLQKYDLDGLEKTMHREVFGQKVAVESIMELLKDYLATHIHNKPLVISLNGPTGVGKSHVGWLLAKHFRSVMDNDFVLQYFVMHHCPNGVAPLTCEIDLSKKISDMVTRAEIEEKIPLFILDEVELMSPVLLDTLSRFFEPNQTNEFLNAIYVLISNIGGGEITKFVIQNASAELLHQQRGAEELLNIIQPVLIDAHPLWKSADIIPFVLLEKTHVINCFLEEMRREGLYPDQKHIENLASQLSYYTTGDKQYSRMGCKQVVAKVNLL